The genome window CTGTGTTGTTCGCGATTGGCAGGGCAAGGAGGCCGGCAAGGCCAGCCTTGAGCTGAAGGTCGCCAAGGAAACGTCCGCCAAGGATCTGGTACACCGCGCTGTGGTGCGTCAGCTGGCCCACGCCCGTCAGGGCACGGCCAGCACCCTCACCCGCGCTGAGGTGGCCGGCGGTGGTCGCAAGCCCTACAAGCAGAAGGGCACCGGTCGCGCCCGTCAGGGTTCGATCCGCACCCCCCTGCGTCCCGGTGGTGGCGTGGTGTTCGGGCCCAAGCCCCGCACCTACAACCTGGCGATGAATCGTAAGGAGCGTCGCCTCGCCCTGCGCACCGCCCTGATGAGCCGCGCTGCGGACATCACCGTGGTGAAGGGTTTCGCCGCTGGTCTGGACACCCCCAAGACCAAGGAGATCACCGCAGCCCTGAGCCGCTTCGGCATCGCCGATGGCGCCAAGGTGCTGCTGGTGCTGGATGCCCCCAGCGAGGTGGTGCGCCGCTCGGTGCGCAACCTTGAAAAGGTGAAGCTGATCGCCGCTGATCAGCTCAACGTGTTCGATCTGCTCCACGCCAACGCCCTGGTGGTGAGCGAGGAAGCGCTCGCGAAGATTCAGGAGGTCTACGGCGATGACTGAACGCTTTAAAGGTCGTCTGGCGGATGTGATCCGCCGGCCGCTGATCACCGAGAAGGCCACCCGGGCCATCGAGCAGAACCAGTACACCTTCGAGGTGGACCATCGGGCGGCCAAGCCCGACATCAAGGCCGCCGTCGAGCAGCTGTTCGACGTCAAGGTCGTCGGCGTCAGCACCATGAATCCCCCGCGCCGCACCCGTCGCGTGGGCCGTTTCGCCGGCAAGCGTGCCCAGGTGAAGAAGGCCGTGGTGCGCCTGGCCGATGGCAACGCCATCCAGCTCTTCCCTGAAGCCTGAGGGGTTTAACGAATCATGGGAATCCGTAAGTACCGCCCCATCACCCCCGGCACCCGCACCCGTGTCGCCAGCGACTTCGCTGAAGTCACCGGCCGCGGGCGCGAGCGGGGCCTGGTGGTGGCCAAGCACCAGCGCAAGGGCCGCAACAACCGCGGCGTGATCACCTGCCGCCACCGTGGCGGTGGCCACAAGCGCCTTTATCGCGTCGTTGATTTCCGTCGCGACAAGCACGGCGTGGTCGCCAAGGTGGCCGCGATCCACTACGACCCGCACCGCAACGCCCGCCTGGCGCTGCTCTTCTACGCCGATGGCGAGAAGCGCTACATCCTGGCTCCGGCCGGTGTAGCGGTGGGCTCCACCGTGGTGTCGGGCCCTGAGGCTCCGATCGAGAACGGCAACGCGCTGCCTCTCTCCGCCATCCCCCTCGGCTCCAGCGTTCACTGCGTTGAGCTGTACGCCGGTCGCGGCGGCCAGATGGTGCGCACCGCCGGTGCCAGTGCCCAGGTGATGGCCAAGGAAGGCGATTACGTCGCCCTCAAGCTGCCCTCCACCGAGGTGCGCCTGGTGCGCCGTGAGTGCTACGCCACCCTCGGCGAAGTGGGTAACTCCGAAGTGCGCAACACCAGCCTGGGTAAGGCCGGTCGTCGTCGCTGGCTCGGTCGTCGCCCTCAGGTGCGAGGCAGCGTGATGAACCCCTGCGATCACCCCCACGGTGGTGGCGAGGGCCGCGCTCCGATCGGCCGCTCCGGCCCTGTCACCCCCTGGGGCAAACCGGCCCTGGGTCTCAAGACCCGCAAGCGGAACAAACCCAGCAATCGGTTTGTGCTCCGGAAACGTCGTCGCACCTCCAAGCGGAGCCGCGGCGGACGCGATTCGTGATCCAACTCACCGCTTTGCTGTTCGTTTAAACCGCTATGGGACGCTCTCTCAAAAAAGGTCCGTTTATTGCCGACAGCCTTCTGCGGAAGGTTGAAAAGCAGAACGCGGCCGGTGACAAGTCCGTGATCAAGACCTGGTCGCGCGCTTCCACCATCCTGCCGATGATGATCGGCCACACGATTGCCGTTCACAACGGCAAGGCTCACGTGCCCGTCTACGTGACGGAGCAGATGGTGGGCCACAAGCTCGGGGAATTTGCGCCGACGCGCAACTTCCGCGGCCACATCAAGGACAAGAAAGGAGGCCGCTGAGGACATGGCAAACACCTCATCCACCACTGCCCAGGCCCACGGCCGTTTCATTCGGGGCTCTGCCTCGAAGGTGCGCCGGGTGCTCGATCAGATCCGTGGTCGCAGCTATCGCGACGCGCTGATCATGCTCGAGTTCATGCCCTACCGCTCCACCGGCCCGATCACCAAGGTGCTGCGCAGTGCGGTGGCCAATGCCGAGCACAACCTGGGTCTCGATCCTTCTTCACTCGTGATCGCTTCCGCCACGGCGGACATGGGTCCGGTGATGAAGCGCTATCGCCCCCGCGCCCAGGGTCGCGCCTACGCGATCCAGAAAAAGACCTGCCACATCAGCATTGCTGTGGCTCCTGCCGCCTGACCCCCGAGGACACCGACCGATGGGACACAAGATCCATCCAACCGGACTGCGCCTGGGGATCACCCAGGAGCACCGGTCCCGCTGGTATGCCCCCAGCAAGACCTATCCGACCCTTCTTCAAGAAGACGATCGGATCCGCAAGTTCATCCACAAGAAGTACGGCGCCGCTGGCATCAGCGACGTGGTGATCGCCCGCAAGGCTGATCAGCTCGAAGTGGAACTCAAAACCGCCCGCCCCGGCGTGCTCGTTGGCCGTCAGGGCAGCGGCATCGAGGAGCTGCGCAGCGGCATCCAGAAAACCATTGGTGATTCCGCCCGTCAGGTGCGGATCAACGTGGTGGAAGTGGAGCGCGTCGACGCCGACGCCTACCTGCTGGCTGAGTACATCGCCCAGCAACTGGAGAAGCGCGTGGCCTTCCGCCGCGTGATGCGCATGGCCATCCAGCGCGCCCAGCGCGCTGGCGTGCTCGGCCTCAAGATCCAGGTGAGCGGCCGCCTCAACGGCGCCGAGATCGCTCGGACCGAGTGGACCCGCGAAGGCCGCGTGCCCCTGCACACCCTCCGCGCCGACATCGATTACGCCACCAAGGTGGCCACCACCACCTACGGGGTGCTGGGAATCAAGGTGTGGGTGTTCAAGGGCGAAGTGCTGCCCGGCAACAAGGACAAGGTGCCCGTGGGTGCAGCGCCGAAGCGCCGCGCCAGCCGCCGGCCCCAACAGTTCGAAGACCGTTCGAACGAAGAGTGATCAGGAGGCCTGAACCATGCTGAGTCCAAGACGCGTCAAATTCCGTAAGCAGCAGCGCGGCCGCATGCGCGGTGTCGCCACCCGTGGCAACACCATCGCCTTCGGTGAGTTCGCTCTGCAGGCCCAGGAGTGCGGGTGGATCACCTCCCGTCAGATTGAGGCCAGCCGCCGTGCCATGACCCGCTACGTGAAGCGGGGCGGAAAGATCTGGATCCGGATCTTCCCCGACAAGCCGGTGACCATGCGCCCCGCTGAAACCCGTATGGGTTCCGGTAAGGGCAACCCCGAGTTCTGGGTGGCCGTGATCAAGCCCGGTCGCATCCTGTTCGAGATGGGCGGTGCCGACATCACCCCCGAGATCGCCAAGGAAGCCATGCGCCTGGCGCAGTACAAGCTGCCCGTGAAGACCAAGTTCCTGACCCTCGCGGATCAGGACGCTGCCCAGGCTGCCGAAGCGGCCACCACCGTGGAGTCCTGACCATGGCCCGTCCCGACATCGCCGAGGTGCGCAAGCTTTCCGACGGCGACATCACCACCCAGATCGACGACACCCGTCGCGAGCTGTTCACCCTTCGCTTTGAGCAGGCCACCCGCCGTCTCGAGCAACCGCACCGCTTCAAGGCCGCCCGCATCAAGCTGGCCCAGCTGCTGACGGTGCAAACGGAGCGCCAGCGCTCCGCCGCTTCCTGATCCCCTACGTAACCGTTATGGCAACCAAGGAAAGGGTCGGCACCGTCGTCAGCGACAAGATGGACAAGACCGTGGTGGTGGCGGTGGAAAACCGCTTCCCTCACCCCATCTATCAAAAGACGGTGAGCCGCACCAAGCGCTACAAGGCGCACGACGAGGAGAACACCTGCAAGGTGGGTGACCGCGTCCGCATCACCGAGACCCGTCCCCTCAGCCGCACCAAGCGCTGGGCCGTGGCCGAGGTGCTGAACAAAAGCAGCGCCAGCTGAGGAGATCTCCCGATGATTCAACAGGAAACATTCCTCAACGTCGCTGATAACAGCGGCGCCAAGCGCATCCAGTGCATCCGTGTGCTGGGCACCAACCGTCGCTACGCCCACGTGGGCGATGTGATCGTGGCCGCCGTCAAAGACGCCATGCCCAACATGGGCGTGAAGAAGTCGGATGTGGTGAAGGCCGTGGTGGTCCGCACCAAGGCCACCCTGCGTCGCGTCAACGGCAACTCGATCCGCTTTGACGACAACGCTGCCGTGATCCTCGGCACTGACAACAACCCCAAGGGCACCCGCGTCTTCGGTCCTGTGGCACGCGAACTGCGCGACCGCAACTTCACCAAGATCGTGTCCCTCGCTCCGGAGGTGATCTGAGATGGCGACTGCCACCCCTAAAGCCAAGGCTCAGGTGCGCACCAAGATGCGCATCAAAAAGGGCGACACCGTGCAGGTGATCAGCGGTAAGGACAAGGGCAAGACCGGTGAGGTCCTGCGCACCCTTCCCTACGAGAACCGCGTGGTGGTGCAGGGTGTGAACCTGCGCACCCGCCACGTCAAGCCCACCCAGGAGGGCGAGACCGGCCGCATCGTCACCGAGGAAGCGTCCCTGCACGCGTCCAACGTGATGCTCTATTCCACCGACAAAAAGGTGGCCAGCCGCGTGGAAATCGTGGTGGAGAAAGACGGCACCAAGAAGCGCCGCCTCAAGAAAACCGGCGAGATCCTCGACTGATCTTCCTCTCTATCAACCTTGTCCGCCTTCTGACCAAGCCCAGAAGCGCAACCCCTGTCCCCCGTCATGTCCCTTAAACAGAACTATCGGGAGAAGATCCAGCCCAAGCTGCTCAAGGATCTCAACCTCTCGAACATTCACGAAGTCCCCAAGCTGGTCAAAGTGACCGTCAACCGGGGCCTCGGTGAAGCCGCCCAGAATGCCAAGGCCCTCGAGGCCTCCATCGAGGAGCTGGCCACGATCACCGGTCAAAAGGTGAATGTGACCCGCGCCAAGAAAGCCATCGCCGGCTTCAAGATCCGTCAGGGCATGCCGATCGGTGTGGCCGTCACCCTGCGTGGCGACCGCATGTATGCGTTCCTCGAGCGTCTGATCCATCTGGCTCTGCCGCGCATCCGCGATTTCCGCGGTGTGAGCGACAAGAGCTTTGACGGTCGGGGCAACTACACCCTTGGGGTGAAGGAGCAAATCATTTTCCCTGAGATCTCCTTCGACAAGATCGATGCCATCCGGGGCATGGACATCACCATCGTGACCACTGCCCGTAACGACGAAGAGGGCCGGGCCCTCCTCCGCGAGATGGGAATGCCGTTCCGCAGTAACTGAGCCCTCTTCGGACCCGACCATGGCTAATCACGACCCGATTTCCGACATGCTCACCCGCATCCGCAATGCGAGTGAGAAACGTCACCAATCCACCAAGGTGCCTGCATCGCGCATGGCACGCAGCATCGCCAAGGTGCTGCAGCAGGAGGGTTTCATCGCCGAGATCTCTGAAGAGGGTGAAGGCGTTGAGAAGCACCTCGTGCTCGAACTCAAGTACAGCGGCAAGCACCGTCAGCCGCTGATCCGCACCGTGCAGCGCGTCAGCAAGCCCGGTCTGCGCATCTACAAGAACACCCGCCAGCTCCCCAAGGTGCTGGGCGGTCTCGGCGTGGCCATCATCTCCACCTCCAAAGGTGTGATGAGCGACCGCGATGCCCGCAAGCAGGGTGTCGGCGGCGAAGTGCTCGCTTACGTCTACTGATCAGGGAGGTTGATCCATGTCTCGTATTGGTAAAGCGCCGATTCCCGTTCCGGGCGGCGTCACCGTCACCCTCAGCGGTCTCGACGTCAAAGTCAAAGGCCCCAAAGGTGAACTGAGCCGCACCCTCCCCGACGGTGTGACCATTGCCCAGGACGGCAGCACCCTCGTGGTGGCTCCCGCCAGCGACAACCGTCGCTCCCGTGAGCGCCATGGCCTCTGCCGCACCCTCGTCGCCAACATGGTGGAAGGGGTGAGCAAGGGCTACACCCGCAAGCTCGAGATCGTTGGTGTGGGCTACCGCGCCGCCGTTCAAGGCAAGAAGCTGGTGGTGAGCGCTGGCTATAGCCACCAGGTGGAGATGGTGCCTCCCGACGGCGTGACCTTCGCCGTGGATGGCAACACCACCGTGCTCGTCTCCGGTGCCGACAAGGAACTGGTGGGCAACGAAGCAGCCAAGGTTCGCGCCATTCGTCCGCCTGAGCCCTACAAGGGCAAGGGCATCAAGTACGAGGGTGAACGCATCCTGCGTAAGGCCGGTAAGACCGGTAAGAAATGAGGTCTGCCTGAGCGTCGTTACCCTGTACTGCCATGTCCACACTGTCCCGCAAGCAGCAGACGCAGAAACGCCACCGGCGTCTGCGTCGCAATCTCTCCGGCACCGCCGCGCGTCCGCGCCTGGCCGTGTTCCGCTCCAACAACCACATCTACGCGCAGCTCATCGACGACGATGCGCAGAGCACCCTCTGCTCTGCCTCCACCGTCGATAAGGAGCTGCGCTCCAACGTCTCGGCTGCTGCCACCTGCGATGCTTCCGTCGCCGTTGGTCAACTGGTGGCCAAGCGTGCCCTGGCTAAGGGCATCCAACAGGTGGTCTTCGATCGAGGCGGCAACCTGTACCACGGCCGTGTCAAGGCCTTGGCTGACGCCGCCCGGGAAGCGGGCCTTCAGTTCTGATCCCTGCTCTCACCATGACCGAAACCAACGACCAGATCCAGTCCAACGACATCCCGGGCGCGGCTGATGTTCCTGCAGCGGCCGAAGGCCAGCAGGAGCGCCGTGGTGGCCGGGGCGAGGGCCGGGGTGACCGCCGCGGCCGTGGCCGTGACAACCGCCGTGGCCAGGAGCGTGACTCCGAGTGGCAAGAGCGCGTGGTGCAAATCCGCCGCGTCTCCAAGACCGTGAAAGGCGGTAAGAAGATGAGCTTCCGGGCCATCGTTGTTGTCGGCAACGAGAAGGGCCAGGTGGGCGTGGGCGTCGGCAAGGCCGGCGATGTGATCGGCGCTGTCCGTAAGGGCGTGGCCGATGGCAAGAAGCACCTGGTGAAGGTGCCCCTCACCCGTCATTCCTCGATCCCCACCCTTGGCAATGGTCGCGACGGCGCCGCCAGCGTGCTGATTCGCCCCGCTGCCCCGGGTACCGGTGTGATCGCGGGCGGTTCGATCCGCACGGTGCTGGAGCTCGCCGGCATCAAGAATGTGCTGGCCAAGCGCCTCGGCTCGAAGACCCCCCTCAACAACGCCCGCGCCGCCATGGATGCCCTGGCCGGCCTGCGCACCCACAAGGAGACCGCCAAGGAGCGTGGCATCTCCCTCGAGCAGATCTACTCCTGAGGATTGCCATGACGTCGCTCAATCTCCAATCCCTCGCCCCCCAAAAGGGCGCCCGTCGCCGCAAGCTCCGTAAGGGTCGTGGCATCGCCGCCGGCCAAGGTGCCAGCTGCGGTTTCGGGATGCGCGGTCAGAAGTCCCGCTCGGGTCGTCCCACCCGTCCGGGCTTCGAAGGTGGTCAGATGCCTCTGTACCGCCGGGTGCCGAAGCTCAAGCACTTCACCGTGATCAACCCCAAGAACTTCACGGTGATCAACGTGGGCAAGCTGGCTGAGCTCAAGGCCGGCAGCACCGTCAACATCGACAGCCTCGTGAAAGACGGCATCGTCACCAGCCCCAAGCACCCCCTGAAGGTGCTCGGCACCGGCGACCTCAAGGTGAAGCTCACCGTTCAGGCTGCTGCCTTCACCGCCAGCGCCCGCGAGAAGATCGAGGCTGCAGGTGGCTCCTGCGAAGTGATCTGAGCTTCGGCTTGGTTCTGACCCCGACCCATTAGCGTCGGTGCCGCCTGGCGGAGCCTCCCGGCTTCTCCAGGCGGTTTTTTGTTCTCCGTTCTCCGCCCGCCCGTCATGCTCGTCAGCCGGGGTCGCAACCCCAGTGCCGGTGAAATCATCACCCAGCTGATTCAGGCCAAGGATCTGCGCAACCGCGTGCTGATCACCCTTGGCTTGCTCCTGTTGGTGCGTCTGGGGATTTACATCCCCGTTCCCGGCATCGATCGGGCCGCCTTTCAGGACTTCATCGCCCGTGGCGGTCAGCTGATCGGCTTCCTTGACATCTTCACCGGGGGTGGCATCTCCACCCTCGGGGTGTTCGGTCTGGGAATTCTTCCGTTCATCAACGCCTCGATCATCCTGCAGCTGCTCACGTCTGCGCTGCCGCAGCTGGAGGATCTGCAGAAGAACGAGGGTGAGGCGGGGCGCCGCAAGATCGCCCAGTACACCCGCTATGTGGCCTTGGGCTGGGGCATCCTCCAAAGCGTGGTGTTCGCCCTGATCCTGCGCCCCTATGCCACCGCCGGCACCTCTGAGCTGGTGTTTGTGCTGCAGACCGCCGTCGCCCTGGTGACGGGTTCGATGGTGGTGATGTGGATCAGTGAGGTGATCACCGAGCGCGGTATTGGCCAGGGCGCCTCGCTGGTGATCTACCTCAACATCGTGGCCACCTTGCCGCGGGCGCTGGGCTCCACGATTGAGCTCGCCCAGAGCGGCGATCGCAGCACCGTGGGCGGCATCGTGGTGCTTGTGGCCGTGTTCCTGATCACGATCGTGGGCATCGTGTGCGTGGAGGAGGGCAGCCGCCGCATCCCGATCGTGAGCGCCAAGCGTCAGGTAGGCGGTGCCAGTCTGTCTGCTCGCCAGAGCTATCTGCCCCTGAAGCTCAATGCCGGCGGCGTGATGCCAATCATTTTCGCCTCGGCTGTGGTGTTCCTGCCGCTCACCATTGCCAACATCACCAAGCAGCCCTGGCTGATCAACATCGCCGCGGCCCTCAGCCCCAACAGCGGTACACCCTGGCTGTATGCGCTGCTGTTTTTTGCGCTGATCATCGGCTTCTCGTTCTTTTACGCCACCCTCACGATCAACCCCGTGGATGTGGCCACCAACCTGAAGCGCTCCGGTGTGGCCATCCCAGGCGTGCGTCCTGGCTCGGCCACCGCTGGATACCTCAGCGGTGTGCAAAATCGGCTCACCCTGCTGGGTGCTTTGTTCCTCGGTGCAGTGGCGATCATCCCCTCGGCGGTGGAATCGGCCACCCAGGTGAAAACCTTCCAGGGCCTCGGTGCCACCAGCCTGCTGATCCTGGTAGGCGTGGCGATCCAAACCGCCAAACAGCTTCAAACCGCTGTGATCTCCCAGCGCTACGAGGGCATGGTGCGCCAGTGAGCGCGAGCTGAGCTCTCAGCCTTCCTTCCTGTTTTTCCCCTTCCCGTTCCGTCGTTCGCCGTTCTGTCATGAAGCAACGCCTTCTCTTCCTCGGTCCTCCCGGTGCCGGCAAGGGCACGCAGGCCCAGCGCCTGGCGGAAAGCCAGGGTCTGTTGCACCTGTCCACCGGTGATCTGCTGCGGGCTGAAGTGGCCGCCGGCAGTGAGCTGGGCAAGGAAGCCGAGGCGGTGATGGCCCGCGGCGAGCTGGTGAGCGATGCGCTGGTGCTGGCCATCGTGCGCAGCCGTCTGCAGGCCCACAGCGGCGGCTGGTTGCTCGATGGCTTCCCCCGCAACGTGGCCCAGGCCGATGCCCTCGCGGCGCTGCTCGCGGAACTCGGCCAGCAGATTGAGCTGGTGGTGCTGATGGAGCTCGACGATTCGGTGCTGGTGCAGCGCCTGCTCTCCCGCGGCCGCGCCGACGACAACGAAGCGGTGATCCGCCACCGCCTCGAGGTGTACCGCCAGCAGACCGAGCCCCTGATCGCTTACTACCGCGAGCGTGGCCTGATTGCTCCGGTGGAAGCCGCCGGTACGGTGGAGGAGATCGGAGCGCGGATCGCTCAGGTGCTGGCTTGACCGCTGTGGTAGGGTCGTCGTTTGCAAAATTGGAGAGACCGCTCCCATGAAGGTGCGTGCCTCGGTCAAGAAAATGTGCGACAAGTGCCGGGTGATTCGTCGCCACGGCCGGGTGATGGTGATTTGCGCCAACCCCAAGCACAAGCAGCGCCAGGGTTGATCCCTGGTTGAGTCTTGCCATCGGCCTTCGGGCCAACCCCTCCCCTGCTCACCCTATCGTTAGTTTCTGTGGCTCGGATTGCCGGCGTTGATATTCCTCGCGACAAGAGGATCGAAATCGCCCTCACCTATGTGTACGGGATTGGCCTGACCACGGCCCAAAAAATCCTGGCCAAAACCGGTGTTAACCCCGACACCCGCGTGAAAGACCTCGACGACGCCGACGTGCAGAAGCTGCGCGGCGCGGCTGAGTCGTACACCCTGGAAGGCGACCTGCGCCGCCAGGAAGGCATGGCGATGAAGCGCCTGCAAGACATTGGTTGCGTTCGCGGCCGTCGTCACCGTGCCGGCCTGCCCGTGCGTGGTCAGCGCACCCGCACCAATGCCCGCACCCGCCGCGGCGCCCGTAAGACCGTTGCCGGTAAGAAGAAGTAAGGCCTGACCTTGCTTCCGGCCTTCGGCCAACCCCTTCGCACCTGCCGTTCGGTTCCCGTAGGGCACCGGCGTCACCAGGTCGCCCCCCTCAGTTCCCTGATCACCTCCCTGCTGTTGCAGGGCTTTATCCATGGCCAAGCCCGCCAAGAAATCCGGCGCTAAGAAGACCAAGCGGAATGTGCCCAATGGTGTGGCGCACATTCAGAGCACCTTCAACAACACCATCGTTTCGATCACCGACACCGCTGGTGAAGTGATCTCTTGGAGCTCCGCTGGAGCCAGTGGTTTCAAGGGCGCCCGTAAGGGCACTCCCTTCGCCGCTCAGACCGCCGCAGAAGCAGCCGCCCGTCGCGCCCTTGAGCAGGGGATGCGCCAGATCGAGGTGCTGGTGCGCGGTCCTGGTTCCGGCCGTGAAACCGCCATCCGTGCTCTGCAGGTGGCTGGCCTGGAGATCACCCTGATTCGCGACGTCACCCCCCTGCCCCACAACGGCTGCCGCCGCTCCAAGCGTCGCCGGGTCTGATCCGACGTTTTGCCCCGCCCCAGAGGGGGCTCCTCCTCTTCTTTCGAGCTTCAGACCGTGTTGCAGTACCAGATCGATCGGGTTGAACACCAGATCGCCGACGACCGTTCCCAGACCGGCGTCTTTGTGATCGGCCCCCTTGAGCGGGGCCAGGCCATCACCCTCGGCAACTCCCTGCGCCGCGTGCTGATGGGAGCCCTCGAGGGCAGCGCCATCACCGCCGTGCGCATCGCCGGCGTGAACCACGAATACGCCACCGTTCCCGGTGTGCGCGAAGACGTTCTCGACATCCTGCTGAACTGCAAAGACATCGCCGTCAGCAGCCGCACCCGCGAGCTGGAGATCGGTCGTCTGGTGGCCAACGGTCCTTGCACCGTCACCGCCTCTGACCTGCAGTTCTCCTCGCAGGTGAACGTGATCGACGGCGACCGTCCGATCGCCACCGTGGCCGACGGCTACAGCCTCGAGCTCGAAGTGCACGTGGAGCGTGGCGTGGGTTATCGCCCGGTGGATCGCCGCAGCGAAGACACCAGCGCCATCGATCTGCTTCAGATCGATGCCGTGTTCATGCCGGTGCGCCGCGTGAACTACAGCGTGGATGAAACCGCAGTGGGCGAAGGCGGCTCTGCCCGCGAGCGCCTGCGCCTGGAGATCGAAACCGATGGCTCCGTCACCCCTGACGACGCCATGGCCCAGGCCGCCAATCAGTTGATTGCGCTGTTCCAGCCCCTGGCCAGCCTCACCATGGTGGATGAGCCCGGCCTTGAGCCCGAGCCCTCCGCTGAAGCGCAGATCCCCCTCGAGGAGCTGAACCTCTCGGTTCGCGCCTACAACTGCCTCAAGCGTGCCCAGGTCAACTCCGTGTCTGATCTGATGGGCTTCAGCTACGAAGATCTGCTGGAGATCAAGAACTTCGGCTCCAAGTCGGCCGATGAAGTGATCGAAGCGCTGGAGCGCATCGGCATCTCCCTGCCCCAGAGCCGCACCAGCGCCTGATCGAGCGCGAGTCGTTTCCTTTTCTGTTCACACCAACCCTCCGCATCCGTCATGCGCCACCAGTGCCGAGTTCCCAAGCTGGGACGCCCCGCTGACCAACGCAAAGCCATGCTGCGCGC of Synechococcus sp. HK05 contains these proteins:
- the rplD gene encoding 50S ribosomal protein L4, producing MANCVVRDWQGKEAGKASLELKVAKETSAKDLVHRAVVRQLAHARQGTASTLTRAEVAGGGRKPYKQKGTGRARQGSIRTPLRPGGGVVFGPKPRTYNLAMNRKERRLALRTALMSRAADITVVKGFAAGLDTPKTKEITAALSRFGIADGAKVLLVLDAPSEVVRRSVRNLEKVKLIAADQLNVFDLLHANALVVSEEALAKIQEVYGDD
- a CDS encoding 50S ribosomal protein L23 codes for the protein MTERFKGRLADVIRRPLITEKATRAIEQNQYTFEVDHRAAKPDIKAAVEQLFDVKVVGVSTMNPPRRTRRVGRFAGKRAQVKKAVVRLADGNAIQLFPEA
- the rplB gene encoding 50S ribosomal protein L2, whose translation is MGIRKYRPITPGTRTRVASDFAEVTGRGRERGLVVAKHQRKGRNNRGVITCRHRGGGHKRLYRVVDFRRDKHGVVAKVAAIHYDPHRNARLALLFYADGEKRYILAPAGVAVGSTVVSGPEAPIENGNALPLSAIPLGSSVHCVELYAGRGGQMVRTAGASAQVMAKEGDYVALKLPSTEVRLVRRECYATLGEVGNSEVRNTSLGKAGRRRWLGRRPQVRGSVMNPCDHPHGGGEGRAPIGRSGPVTPWGKPALGLKTRKRNKPSNRFVLRKRRRTSKRSRGGRDS
- the rpsS gene encoding 30S ribosomal protein S19; its protein translation is MGRSLKKGPFIADSLLRKVEKQNAAGDKSVIKTWSRASTILPMMIGHTIAVHNGKAHVPVYVTEQMVGHKLGEFAPTRNFRGHIKDKKGGR
- the rplV gene encoding 50S ribosomal protein L22 — its product is MANTSSTTAQAHGRFIRGSASKVRRVLDQIRGRSYRDALIMLEFMPYRSTGPITKVLRSAVANAEHNLGLDPSSLVIASATADMGPVMKRYRPRAQGRAYAIQKKTCHISIAVAPAA
- the rpsC gene encoding 30S ribosomal protein S3, with protein sequence MGHKIHPTGLRLGITQEHRSRWYAPSKTYPTLLQEDDRIRKFIHKKYGAAGISDVVIARKADQLEVELKTARPGVLVGRQGSGIEELRSGIQKTIGDSARQVRINVVEVERVDADAYLLAEYIAQQLEKRVAFRRVMRMAIQRAQRAGVLGLKIQVSGRLNGAEIARTEWTREGRVPLHTLRADIDYATKVATTTYGVLGIKVWVFKGEVLPGNKDKVPVGAAPKRRASRRPQQFEDRSNEE
- the rplP gene encoding 50S ribosomal protein L16; translation: MLSPRRVKFRKQQRGRMRGVATRGNTIAFGEFALQAQECGWITSRQIEASRRAMTRYVKRGGKIWIRIFPDKPVTMRPAETRMGSGKGNPEFWVAVIKPGRILFEMGGADITPEIAKEAMRLAQYKLPVKTKFLTLADQDAAQAAEAATTVES
- the rpmC gene encoding 50S ribosomal protein L29, which codes for MARPDIAEVRKLSDGDITTQIDDTRRELFTLRFEQATRRLEQPHRFKAARIKLAQLLTVQTERQRSAAS
- the rpsQ gene encoding 30S ribosomal protein S17, with translation MATKERVGTVVSDKMDKTVVVAVENRFPHPIYQKTVSRTKRYKAHDEENTCKVGDRVRITETRPLSRTKRWAVAEVLNKSSAS
- the rplN gene encoding 50S ribosomal protein L14, with protein sequence MIQQETFLNVADNSGAKRIQCIRVLGTNRRYAHVGDVIVAAVKDAMPNMGVKKSDVVKAVVVRTKATLRRVNGNSIRFDDNAAVILGTDNNPKGTRVFGPVARELRDRNFTKIVSLAPEVI
- the rplX gene encoding 50S ribosomal protein L24, producing the protein MATATPKAKAQVRTKMRIKKGDTVQVISGKDKGKTGEVLRTLPYENRVVVQGVNLRTRHVKPTQEGETGRIVTEEASLHASNVMLYSTDKKVASRVEIVVEKDGTKKRRLKKTGEILD
- the rplE gene encoding 50S ribosomal protein L5, whose amino-acid sequence is MSLKQNYREKIQPKLLKDLNLSNIHEVPKLVKVTVNRGLGEAAQNAKALEASIEELATITGQKVNVTRAKKAIAGFKIRQGMPIGVAVTLRGDRMYAFLERLIHLALPRIRDFRGVSDKSFDGRGNYTLGVKEQIIFPEISFDKIDAIRGMDITIVTTARNDEEGRALLREMGMPFRSN
- the rpsH gene encoding 30S ribosomal protein S8, with translation MANHDPISDMLTRIRNASEKRHQSTKVPASRMARSIAKVLQQEGFIAEISEEGEGVEKHLVLELKYSGKHRQPLIRTVQRVSKPGLRIYKNTRQLPKVLGGLGVAIISTSKGVMSDRDARKQGVGGEVLAYVY
- the rplF gene encoding 50S ribosomal protein L6 translates to MSRIGKAPIPVPGGVTVTLSGLDVKVKGPKGELSRTLPDGVTIAQDGSTLVVAPASDNRRSRERHGLCRTLVANMVEGVSKGYTRKLEIVGVGYRAAVQGKKLVVSAGYSHQVEMVPPDGVTFAVDGNTTVLVSGADKELVGNEAAKVRAIRPPEPYKGKGIKYEGERILRKAGKTGKK
- the rplR gene encoding 50S ribosomal protein L18, with amino-acid sequence MSTLSRKQQTQKRHRRLRRNLSGTAARPRLAVFRSNNHIYAQLIDDDAQSTLCSASTVDKELRSNVSAAATCDASVAVGQLVAKRALAKGIQQVVFDRGGNLYHGRVKALADAAREAGLQF
- the rpsE gene encoding 30S ribosomal protein S5, producing the protein MTETNDQIQSNDIPGAADVPAAAEGQQERRGGRGEGRGDRRGRGRDNRRGQERDSEWQERVVQIRRVSKTVKGGKKMSFRAIVVVGNEKGQVGVGVGKAGDVIGAVRKGVADGKKHLVKVPLTRHSSIPTLGNGRDGAASVLIRPAAPGTGVIAGGSIRTVLELAGIKNVLAKRLGSKTPLNNARAAMDALAGLRTHKETAKERGISLEQIYS
- the rplO gene encoding 50S ribosomal protein L15, whose protein sequence is MTSLNLQSLAPQKGARRRKLRKGRGIAAGQGASCGFGMRGQKSRSGRPTRPGFEGGQMPLYRRVPKLKHFTVINPKNFTVINVGKLAELKAGSTVNIDSLVKDGIVTSPKHPLKVLGTGDLKVKLTVQAAAFTASAREKIEAAGGSCEVI